The following DNA comes from Chryseobacterium gallinarum.
AAAACACATATACAAAAAAGCGGAAGGACATCTGAAAATCCGGAATGCCAGTCTGTACAATCTTAAAAATATCAGCATCAACATTCCTGCCGGGGTAATGACTGTGGTGACCGGAGTGGCAGGATCAGGGAAAAGTACACTCATCAACCGTATTTTGCCTGATTTCTATCCTGAAGTCACTATTATAGATCAATCCCTGTTTGCTGCCAGTGCACGTTCCAATCTGCTTACCTATTTAGCGATATCAGATACCATACGCAAACTGTTTGCGCAATCCAATCATGTTTCAGATAAGCTGTTTAGCAGAAACAGTGAAGGAGCCTGTCCCAATTGTAAAGGATTGGGAGTGGAGAGGATAGACCTTGCTTTTATGGATGATATTGAACAGCCCTGTGAGGTCTGTGGCGGTTCTGGATTTAATCCTGATGTACTGCAGTATGTATACAACGGAAAAACAATTGTAGAGGTAATGGATATGACCGTTTCTGAAGCGGTCTGTTTCTTTAGGGAAGAGTCTGTGCTTAAAAATTTTGATCTGCTCATACAATTGGGGTTGGATTATCTGACACTCGGACAAAGATTGGATAGCTTTTCAGGAGGTGAAAGACAACGTATGAAACTGACCAGGGAATTGAAAAACACCAACCAGATCATCGTTCTGGACGAACCTAGTACGGGCTTACATCCAAGTGATACCAAGAAGTTGCTGACTTTTTTTAACCATCTGGTAAACCAGAATAATACCCTGATTGTTATTGAGCATAATCTGGATATTATTGCACAGGCAGACTGGATTATTGATATGGGCCCCGGGGCCGGAAAATACGGCGGAAAGATAGTGTTTGAAGGGACACCGGAAGACCTGCTGACCAGCAAAACATCAGTCACTGCAGAATTTCTGAGGAAGCATATTCAGTAAATGAAAAAGAATTAAACCATTAAGATAAGCTAGCAGGAATAGTAAAAGTTTTACTAGTCTATACTTTATAACAAGTATAAATTACATTATTTAATTTTCCTGGAGCTTTATGGATCTTAATGGTTTACAATTATTTTGTCCGGGCGGAAGATTTTGCAGCAGATTGTATTTTTTCTTCAATCAGTCTCCAGTCATATAAATGAAATACTCTGCCATTGCTCATTGCAACAAATATCCCTTTCGGAAATTGTGGGCCCAGATTAATATGGGTTACTTCAGAACCATCACTTTCGCTGGTAGAAACAGGTATTTCTGCAATTCTTCCTTTTGAAGGATCTTCCCTCAGGTATACATTAAATGTATCATTCTGTTGATTGGAAACCAGGATATATCCCGTCTCTTTAGAAGTAGAGTAGATAGAAATTCCTTCTACGTCAGACTTAAAATCTCCTTTTCCGAAAACCAGCAGCTCCTGATTTCCTTTATCCGGATCAGCGTAGTACTGATGAACTCCAAATTGTTCGTCAGAATAATAAATATATCCCATTTCATCATCTACAGCGATACTTTCGATCTCTTTCAGCCCACTGTATTTCCCGAACTTACGGACAACCTCTCCCGTGATAATTCCGTTTTTTTCATAAAGTTTATATTGCCAAAGATAACCATCGGCAGGGCCGGACTTTCTTCCGACAATAACAAACTGGTCTCCGGTTGCCGGGCTTTTATATAAAGAAATTCCCATCGGTCCCCGTTCTGTTTCTCCTTCAAATACAGCAATTTCTCCGATCTTCTTCAAATCGGGTAATGAGTAAAATTTTACTTTATTGGTTTCTCTTTCCGTAACGGCAGCAATATCAGTTTTTTTGCCGTTAAGGGTAAATCCATATTCAATATCCACATTATTGGGGCGTTTAAGCCCTGAAACTTTCCGGATGATCTTTCCGTTGAGATCAAAGGCGTACAATCCGCCATCAGTATCTTTATCCGTTCCTATAATGATGCTTTTTGAAGTATCTTCCGGATTGATCCATATTGCAGGATCATCAGTGTCATGAACCACAGCTTCTGTAATGATTGTGGGTTTTATTTTTTGTCCAGGTGTTTGCTGTCCCGTACAGCTAAACAGAAAAGCCGCTGCCGGAAGTGAAAGTATATATTTTATTTTTTTCATTATTAAAAATCAAATTTTATCCCTACAGTAAATCGGGGTCTGTAATATTCTGCCTGGGTTGTTCTGCTCTGAATTCCCTGGTAATATCTTAACGGCTGGTTGGTCAGATTATTGGCTTCAGCAAAAATTCTCAACTGGTTTGTTATTTTGTAAGAAGCATTTGCATCCAGGAAAAACTGTTTGTCGTAATAACGGTCATCAAAAGCTTTACCTCCTAATTCATCAATGTAATGAGATGCATAATTCATAGAAATTCTGGCCGAAAAACGTTTGTTTTCCCATGAAAGAGAGCCATTAAACATATGAGGAGCCGTACCCGGAAGACCTACATCGGTTCTTTCAGCACCATCTTCATTGGTAATTCCTTTTGCTTTGGATTGAGTGTAGGTATAGTTAACATATACGCCCAATCCTTTCCAGAATGCTCCCGGAATAAAATCCATCTGTCTCTGCAAAGCAACTTCAAATCCATAAATATCTACATTATCTCCATTTCTCTGTTGGGTAAACTTCCAGTTGCTTTCCCCGGCAGGGATAGGATTAGACTGTCCCGCAAAATCCGTTGCAAAATCATCGGCTGTGTAGTTTCTTTTGGAATAGGTGTAAATAAAATTATTCAGGTTTTTATAAAAAATCCCCCCGGAAAGAATTCCTACGGACTTAAAATATTTCTCTGCCATAAAATCAAAGTTATAAGCATAGGTCGCTTTTAAACCCGGATTCCCGGCGGCTACTATTTCATCTTCCGGAATGACATTAAGGTAAGGGACCAGCGAATAATAATTAGGACGGGCAAGAGCGGTGGTAAAAGCTGCACGAAGCACCAGATCCTGTACCGGGACATATTTGAATGAAATATTAGGAAGTACGTTGGTATAGGTATTGGTATTGTTGATCTGGCCAATCAGGTCTTTTTCATTCATAACGTAGTTTCCGGTGTAATCTATCTTTGTGGTTTCAATACGGGCCCCTAAGATCATGGAAAGTTGATCGTTTAAATCCTGGTCCCAGCGGATATAGCCTGCATAGATCTGCTCCTTTGCAGTATAATTGCTTGAAAGGAACTTTTCAGGCCTGGATTTTCCATTGAAAAGATTAGGGTTAAATAAATCTAACCCTCCAAGATAGGAAGGATCAACAAATGTCCCGGGGACATAATGGCCGGCCTGGAAGTTATGCCCGTCAAGATATATTGTAGGTACGGAAAGAAGGCTTCCCAGACTGCTGACCGGCTGAAAAGCATAGAAATCATTATTCCTTTCCTTTTCTTTTAAACGGAGACGGAAACCCGTACGTAACCTTCCTTTCCGGCCATCAATTACGGAAAAAGGAAAGCGTACATTCATTTTGGCACCCAATTCCTTCTCCTGTGTAAAACTGTTGGCATCCGACAGATCACTCAGTTTATAACTTCCCAGATCATCCGCAGCAAGAGGAGTAATGACAGGCTTTTCAGGACTGATGAGGTCCTGGGAAAAGGTCATCTTACTGTTTTCAAATTCTATATAACGCTGATGCGGTTTATCTTCACTGGCAATGGCATAGTTTACAGACCAGTCAAGATCCACTTTGGATCCCAGCAAATGCTCACCTCTTAAAGCATAATTCTGAACTTTTTGTTTTTCAAAACGGGTATTGTCATTGTCAGCATCACCGCCT
Coding sequences within:
- a CDS encoding phytase, producing MKKIKYILSLPAAAFLFSCTGQQTPGQKIKPTIITEAVVHDTDDPAIWINPEDTSKSIIIGTDKDTDGGLYAFDLNGKIIRKVSGLKRPNNVDIEYGFTLNGKKTDIAAVTERETNKVKFYSLPDLKKIGEIAVFEGETERGPMGISLYKSPATGDQFVIVGRKSGPADGYLWQYKLYEKNGIITGEVVRKFGKYSGLKEIESIAVDDEMGYIYYSDEQFGVHQYYADPDKGNQELLVFGKGDFKSDVEGISIYSTSKETGYILVSNQQNDTFNVYLREDPSKGRIAEIPVSTSESDGSEVTHINLGPQFPKGIFVAMSNGRVFHLYDWRLIEEKIQSAAKSSARTK
- a CDS encoding TonB-dependent receptor produces the protein MKKIFTSVLFCASIFFYAQTGSLSGNINDDSKIALPGAKISLSPGNIYTTSDEHGNFVFLNVPPGNYTMKVDYLGYGVHEYNVTVEPEKNTRQNIIFAKKETTIDEIVVSGSTLKNQARALNKQKNNANITNVISADQIGRFPDANIGDALKRVPGITIQNDQGEARNLIIRGLAPNLNSVTLNGDRIPSAEGDNRNVQMDLIPSDMISTIEVNKTLTPDMDADAIGGSVNLITRASPNGERISATLAGGYSPIREKGNYTAGLVYGNRFLDKKLGAVFSFSYNNNNFGSDNIEPVWSLANDATQTVYISKMGVRYYNEHRIRHSFDLNMDYEFNSKNKIYASAMYNFRNDKETRYALGYKIKPVYNTDETEITGWKGSITRQNKGGDADNDNTRFEKQKVQNYALRGEHLLGSKVDLDWSVNYAIASEDKPHQRYIEFENSKMTFSQDLISPEKPVITPLAADDLGSYKLSDLSDANSFTQEKELGAKMNVRFPFSVIDGRKGRLRTGFRLRLKEKERNNDFYAFQPVSSLGSLLSVPTIYLDGHNFQAGHYVPGTFVDPSYLGGLDLFNPNLFNGKSRPEKFLSSNYTAKEQIYAGYIRWDQDLNDQLSMILGARIETTKIDYTGNYVMNEKDLIGQINNTNTYTNVLPNISFKYVPVQDLVLRAAFTTALARPNYYSLVPYLNVIPEDEIVAAGNPGLKATYAYNFDFMAEKYFKSVGILSGGIFYKNLNNFIYTYSKRNYTADDFATDFAGQSNPIPAGESNWKFTQQRNGDNVDIYGFEVALQRQMDFIPGAFWKGLGVYVNYTYTQSKAKGITNEDGAERTDVGLPGTAPHMFNGSLSWENKRFSARISMNYASHYIDELGGKAFDDRYYDKQFFLDANASYKITNQLRIFAEANNLTNQPLRYYQGIQSRTTQAEYYRPRFTVGIKFDF